Proteins from one Clostridium cellulovorans 743B genomic window:
- a CDS encoding CAP domain-containing protein, which yields MKRIAKMLLLLLMFVPSMASAETYAEKSEDIMCNSEVKDQTYLSKTINEQVLDSNKMYLMQKSNITNISATKSIEKEVIRLSNLERSKRGLKPLSEDLKLSRIARLKSQDMSQKNYFSHTSPTYGSPFKMIKSFGINYRSAGENIAKGQRSAQQVVNSWMNSSGHRANILNPGFTHIGVGYSPNGNYWTQMFISK from the coding sequence ATGAAACGTATAGCTAAGATGTTATTACTATTATTGATGTTCGTTCCGTCAATGGCTTCAGCAGAAACCTATGCTGAAAAATCTGAAGATATAATGTGCAATAGTGAAGTGAAAGATCAAACTTACTTATCTAAGACTATCAATGAACAAGTACTCGATTCTAATAAAATGTACCTAATGCAGAAGTCAAACATAACTAATATTAGCGCTACTAAAAGTATTGAAAAGGAAGTTATCAGATTAAGTAATTTGGAACGTTCAAAGCGTGGTTTAAAGCCATTAAGTGAGGATTTAAAGTTATCAAGGATAGCAAGACTTAAGTCACAGGATATGTCTCAGAAAAATTATTTCAGTCATACTTCACCAACCTATGGATCTCCATTTAAGATGATAAAGTCATTCGGTATTAATTATCGTAGTGCAGGCGAAAACATTGCTAAAGGTCAAAGGTCAGCACAACAAGTTGTTAATTCATGGATGAATTCAAGCGGACACAGAGCCAATATACTAAATCCTGGTTTTACGCATATTGGAGTTGGATATTCTCCTAATGGTAACTATTGGACACAAATGTTCATATCTAAATAA
- a CDS encoding Arm DNA-binding domain-containing protein, producing the protein MKSLIIDLVLIDGKRKQFEKGGFTLKKEAEKSTKLSASYVKSLYNLLVVVFNYAKRMEYLKVSPLDKVIPPKLNSDGQIKIYTEEELVKLSTRLKSTSLHLAFQLGINLGLRTGECYTLRWSDFDFNNNTVNIDKKLQYYPQLYNF; encoded by the coding sequence ATGAAAAGCCTCATTATAGACTTAGTCTTAATTGATGGGAAAAGAAAACAATTTGAAAAAGGTGGCTTTACTTTAAAAAAGGAAGCTGAAAAAAGCACCAAATTAAGTGCTTCATATGTTAAAAGCTTATACAATCTTTTAGTAGTTGTTTTTAATTATGCAAAAAGAATGGAATATCTAAAAGTCTCACCCTTAGATAAGGTTATTCCACCGAAATTGAACTCAGATGGTCAAATAAAAATATACACTGAAGAAGAATTAGTGAAATTAAGTACTCGACTTAAAAGTACAAGCTTACATCTAGCATTTCAATTAGGAATAAATTTAGGTCTTAGAACTGGTGAATGTTATACATTAAGATGGTCAGACTTTGACTTTAATAACAATACTGTTAATATTGATAAAAAATTGCAATATTATCCTCAACTTTATAATTTTTGA